Part of the Pseudomonas baltica genome is shown below.
AGCCTTGAGCGTCGCCATATCGATCACGAAACGGTACTTGACGTCACCCTTGATCATGCGCTCGTAGGCCTCGTTGATGTCCTTCATGGCAATGATCTCGATATCCGAAACGATGCCGTGCTTGGCGCAGAAATCCAGCATTTCCTGGGTTTCACGAATCCCGCCGATCAACGACCCGGCCAGGCTGCGGCGCTTGAAGATCAGATTGAACACGGTAGGCGATGGATGCGGGTGGTCCGGAGCACCGACCAGGGTCATGGTGCCGTCACGCTTGAGCAGACTGAGGAAGGCATCCAGGTCGTGGGGCGCGGCCACGGTGTTGAGGATGAAGTCCAGGCGGTTGGCCTGGGTGGCCATCTCGTCCGGGTTGCGCGAGACCACGACCTCATCGGCGCCCAAGCGCAGACCGTCCTCGCGCTTGCTTTCGGAGGTGGTGAACAGCACCACATGGGCACCCATGGCATGGGCGATTTTCACCGCCATGTGACCCAGCCCGCCGAGGCCGACGACGCCGACCTTCTTGCCGGGGCCGACTTTCCAGTGGTTAAGCGGCGAAAAGGTGGTGATGCCCGCGCACAGCAGCGGCGCCACGGCCGCCAGGTTGTCGGTAGGGGCGATGTGCAGGACGAATTTTTCCTTCACCACCACACTGTCGCTATAGCCACCGAAGGTGTTTTCACCGCCGAACACTGGCCCGTTGTAGGTGCCGGTGAAGCCGTTTTCGCAGTATTGCTCTTCGCCTTCGGCGCAGGAAGCACAGTGCTGGCAGCTGTCGACCATGCAGCCAACGCCGGCCAGATCACCGACCTTGAAGCGCGTCACGGCCGCACCGACGGCGGTCACCTTGCCGACGATTTCATGCCCGGGGACCGATGGATACAGGGTGTTCTGCCATTCGTTGCGCGCGGTATGCAGGTCAGAGTGGCAAACGCCGCAAAACAGGATGTCGATCTGCACATCGTCAGCGCCCGGTGCACGCCGTTCGATCTTGAACGGCTTGAGGCGATCACTGGCGTTTTGCGCTGCGTAGGTTAAGGCCTGGGTCATCTAATGGCTCCTTGAAAGGAAGTCTCATGGGGAAACGGCACAGGACAAGCCTACGCCAACAATGGTTACTGTGTATGAAAACACCGCGGTGCAAATGTGCAGAAAATTTGAAGTTTGCTTACAGCCCTTGTAAAACCGGGCCCTGGCGGCCTTAATGGCTCGATTGTGTACCCCGCCGGCCGCTTTGATGATCAGAACCAGTCTCTCGACCAAGCTCTTTATCGCCGTACTGGCCACCATGATTTCCGTGGTGCTGGCCATGGCGGTGGCCAACGGCGTGAGCTTCTCGCGCGGCTTCCTCGGCTACCTCAACGAGCTCAGCGTGCAGCGCATGGAGTCGGTGCAGCCCCGCTTCGTCGCCGCCTGGCGCCTGCATCAGGATTGGAACTTCGTGCACGACAAGCCACCGGCCTGGTTCGAGCTGATCCGCCCCGATCGGCCAATCAATGAACCCGACGGTGCCCGTTTTGGCCGTCAGACGCCGGTCTCCGACCTGACCGGCGCGGTGTTTCGCATCACCCTGCTGGACGCCGCTGGCGAGCGGGTCATGGGCTACTACCAGATCAGCCAGGATGCCATTCGCCTGCCGATCGATGTCGATGGGCGCACCGTCGGCTGGCTGGCGATGACACCGTTCCAGAGCGTAACGGAAGCAGGCGGCCAGCGGTTCTTCCACAATCAGATGGTCTGGAGCCTGGCGATCGGCAGCCTCTGTGTGCTGCTGGCCGGGCTGATCGCCTGGTGGGTGGCACGCCGCCTGCTGGCCCCGGTGCGCCAGGTGGCCGCCGCCACCCATCGTCTTGCAGCCGGCGACTACGCCGAGCGCGTGCACGTCATCACCGATGACGAGGCCGGGCAACTGGCGCGGGATTTCAACCTGCTGGCGCACACGCTGGAACGCAACGAGCGTCTACGGCGCGACTTTATGGCCGACGTGTCCCACGAGTTGCGCACGCCGTTGTCGGTGTTGCGCGGCGAGCTTGAAGCCCTTGAAGATGGCGTGCGCAAGCCCGATCGCGCAGCGCTGCAATCGCTGCAAGGGGAAGTGGCGCGGCTGGGCAAACTGGTGGATGACCTCTACGAGTTATCGCTGACCGACGTGGGCGCCCTGAGCTACCGCAAGGAAATCATCGACGTGCAGGAAGAGGTCCGCCGCGCGGTAGCGTCTCAGGTCGAACGGTTTCGTCAGCGCCGACTGCACCTGAGCATCGAGGCGCCGCCCTTGGCGCAATGGCTGGCCGCCGACGCCGATCGCTTGCAGCAGCTGTTCACCAATCTGCTCGAAAACAGCCTGCGCTACACCGATCCCGGTGGCGAGCTGCGGGTGATCCTCAACGATGACCCCACGCTCATTCGCATTGACTTCATCGATTCTTCGCCTGGTGTAGACGATCAGCAACTGCCGCGATTGTTCGAGCGTTTCTACCGCACGGAAGGCTCGCGCAACCGCGAGAGCGGCGGGGCGGGCCTGGGCCTGGCGATCTGCGAGAGCATCGTGGCGGCCCACGGCGGCACCTTGACGGCCCAACGCTCGCCGCTCGGCGGGTTATGGCTGAGTATTCGTTTGCCCAAAGGAGCCGCGTAATGGACGCCGCGCATATTCTGGTGGTCGAGGATGAACCCAAGCTGGCCGCGCTGTTGCGTGACTATCTGCTGGCCGCCGGTCACAGCGTGGAGTGCCTGGCCGACGGCTTGCAGGTGATCCCCGCCGTGCAGGCCCGCGAACCGGACCTGATCCTGCTCGACCTGATGCTGCCGGGCCGCGATGGCCTGTCGTTGTGCCGTGAACTGCGTGAGTTCAGTGACGTGCCGATCATGATGATCACCGCCCGGGTCGAGGAGATCGATCGGCTGCTGGGGCTCGACAGTGGCGCCGACGATTACATCTGCAAGCCTTTCAGCCCGCGCGAGGTGGTGGCGCGGGTGCGGGCCATTTTGCGCCGCCGCGAGCCGCGCGGTGCCAGCGCGAGTAGCGCGCTTGCCCTTGATGAAGCTAGCTGGAAGGCCAGTTATCGTGGGGTCGAGATGGACCTCACCCCCGTGGAATTTCGTCTGCTCAACTGCCTGGCCAGCGCGCCGGGCCAAGTGTTTTCCCGGGATCAGTTGCTGGATCGGCTGTATCCGGATCACCGCGTGGTGACCGACCGCACGGTCGACAGCCACGTCAAGAATGTGCGCCGCAAACTGGAACAGATCGATCCCAGTTGCACGCCAATTCAGTCGATTTAT
Proteins encoded:
- a CDS encoding NAD(P)-dependent alcohol dehydrogenase, translating into MTQALTYAAQNASDRLKPFKIERRAPGADDVQIDILFCGVCHSDLHTARNEWQNTLYPSVPGHEIVGKVTAVGAAVTRFKVGDLAGVGCMVDSCQHCASCAEGEEQYCENGFTGTYNGPVFGGENTFGGYSDSVVVKEKFVLHIAPTDNLAAVAPLLCAGITTFSPLNHWKVGPGKKVGVVGLGGLGHMAVKIAHAMGAHVVLFTTSESKREDGLRLGADEVVVSRNPDEMATQANRLDFILNTVAAPHDLDAFLSLLKRDGTMTLVGAPDHPHPSPTVFNLIFKRRSLAGSLIGGIRETQEMLDFCAKHGIVSDIEIIAMKDINEAYERMIKGDVKYRFVIDMATLKAEAAA
- a CDS encoding ATP-binding protein: MIRTSLSTKLFIAVLATMISVVLAMAVANGVSFSRGFLGYLNELSVQRMESVQPRFVAAWRLHQDWNFVHDKPPAWFELIRPDRPINEPDGARFGRQTPVSDLTGAVFRITLLDAAGERVMGYYQISQDAIRLPIDVDGRTVGWLAMTPFQSVTEAGGQRFFHNQMVWSLAIGSLCVLLAGLIAWWVARRLLAPVRQVAAATHRLAAGDYAERVHVITDDEAGQLARDFNLLAHTLERNERLRRDFMADVSHELRTPLSVLRGELEALEDGVRKPDRAALQSLQGEVARLGKLVDDLYELSLTDVGALSYRKEIIDVQEEVRRAVASQVERFRQRRLHLSIEAPPLAQWLAADADRLQQLFTNLLENSLRYTDPGGELRVILNDDPTLIRIDFIDSSPGVDDQQLPRLFERFYRTEGSRNRESGGAGLGLAICESIVAAHGGTLTAQRSPLGGLWLSIRLPKGAA
- a CDS encoding response regulator, with amino-acid sequence MDAAHILVVEDEPKLAALLRDYLLAAGHSVECLADGLQVIPAVQAREPDLILLDLMLPGRDGLSLCRELREFSDVPIMMITARVEEIDRLLGLDSGADDYICKPFSPREVVARVRAILRRREPRGASASSALALDEASWKASYRGVEMDLTPVEFRLLNCLASAPGQVFSRDQLLDRLYPDHRVVTDRTVDSHVKNVRRKLEQIDPSCTPIQSIYGVGYRFEL